The DNA region CTGGGGGCGGGGGCCTGGGCGTCGGCGGCCGCGGTGCTCTCCGCGGCGGGGTCGGTGGTCGGGTCGTCGGTACGGATGGCGGCGCTGGCTGCGGCCGGCGGTGTCACGGGTGTCTCCCCTCGTGCGCGACGGCCCTGGCGGGGGCCGTCGCGCTCCTGGTCACTGTGGTCGGTCCTGCGGTGATGCGGGCTCCTTCTTCTCCCGGTCGGCTGGGCCGGGTTCGGTGTGCCTAGAGGTGTGCGAGCTTGTAGAGCACGGGCGCGGCCTCTCGGAGGACGGCCCACTCCTCGTCGTCGAGCCCCTGGGCGAGCTCGGCGAGCCAGACGTTTCGGCGCCGACGGCTCTCCGCGAGGATCGCCTCGGCCTGCTCGGTGCTGCTGACGACCACCTGTCGGCGGTCCTCGGGGTGCGGCTCGCGCCGCACCAGCCCCTTCTCCTCCAGCATCGCGACGATCCTGGTCATCGAAGGAGGCTGCACGTGCTCCTTCCGGGCGAGCTCACCCGGCGTCGCCTTCCCGCACCGGGCGAGGGTGCCCAGCACCCCCATCTCGGTGGGACTGAGCGACTCCTCCACCCGCTGGTGCTTGAGTCGTCGGGAGAGGCGCATCGTGGACGACCGCAGCTGTGAGATCGCTGCGAGGTCCTGCTCGGACATCTCGGGCATCTCTTTAGCTTACGTCATTACTCTCGCTAAGGAAAAACGGGTTCCGCCGTGCCGGAAGATCGGCCCGGTGCCATATTGGTCATGGGTGATCGTTCTCCCGACTCCCGGAAGGGCCGACCAGACATGTCCGATCTCGCCGCCGAGCAGTCCGGGCCGTACGTGCCGTACCCGCCGCCCCCGCCGTTCGAGCCGTCCACAACGCCCGGGCAGTCCCCGCGGGGCGACACCGGCTTCGCCCGGCTCGCCATGGTCACCATCGACTGCGCCGACCCGGTCGCGCTGGCCTCGTTCTACGGCGAGCTGCTGGGCTGGGAGACCCGGCACGTGGACGAGAACTTCGCGATCCTGGACAACCCGGAGGGCGGCAGCCCGCTGGGCTTCGGGCGGGTGGCGGGCTACCGGCCGGAGCCGTGGACCGAGCCGGACGGCAGCAAGCACTTCCACCTCGACTTCTACGTGGACGACCTGGAGGAGTCCACCGCGAAGGCCCTCGCGCTCGGCGCGACCGAGGCCGGCTACCAGCACGGCCGCACCCTCAAGGTGCTGATCGATCCGGCCGGCCACCCGTTCGGGCTCGCTCCACTGGAGTAACCCACAAACGGCCCTGGTGACGGTGCGCAGGCGGTGTCAGGGCTTGGTGCCAAGATCATGCAGACCGCGTAAAGGTCCAGCCTGACCTGGGATTTCACGAAAACCGCGAACCTTGTGCGACTGGCGGGTAATGGCTACTGTCCCCGTTGTCAGGGGCACCACACGCCAGGTCTCCTCTCGGCGGACCCGTTCCGTGCCCTTTTCCCGCACGCTCTCCGCACATCCGCGCCGGCCGTCCGGCCCGCCGCCTCCGCCCGAGCCCTGGCGCCCGCAACCCCTCGTCCAGGGAGCTCAATTGGGTGAGATCCACCATGCCGACCACGGCTGGGTGACGCCGGCGGTCTCGTACTTCGTCGCCTGCCTCGGCGCCTTCGTCGCCCTGCGCAGCGCCCGCTGGGCACTCGTCTCACAGGGCCGCAGCCGGGTCGCCTGGCTGCTCTTCGCCTCGACCTCGCTCGGTGCCGGCATCTGGTCCATGCACTTCATCGCGATGCTCGGCTTCTCGGTCAGCGGCGTCGAGATCAGCTACCAGCCGGGGCTGACCGTGCTCAGCCTGCTGGTCGCCGTCGCCGTGGTGGGCGTCGGGCTGTTCACCGTCGGGTACTGGCGCAGCCATCCCGTGCTGGCCCTGCTGGTCGGCGGGCTGACCACCGGTCTCGGGGTCGCGGCGATGCACTACCTGGGCATGGCCGCGATGGTCCTGCCCGGCCACCTCGGCTACGACCACGTCACGGTGGGCCTGTCGATCGGCATCGCGGTGTTCGCGGCGACGGCCGCGCTCTGGGCCGCGCTGAACATCCGGGGCACCCTCGCCGTACTGGCGGCGGCGCCGGTGATGGGCGTGGCCGTCTGCGCGATGCACTACACCGGGATGGCGGCGCTGTCGGTCCGGCTGGACCCCTCGCGCTCCACCCAGGGCGGCGTGATGGCGCTGCAGTTCATCTTCCCGCTCGGCGTCGGGCTGGGCTGCTACGTCTTCTTCGGTTCGCTGGCCTTCGCCGTCTCGCCGAGCAAGGCCGCCACGAAGCCGCTGCTGGCCGGCCCGGCGGCGCCGCTGCCGCCGCGCACGCCGCGGGTCCCCCCGCAGCAGCGGCGGTTGCTGGGCGAGGCGCGCGCCCGGCGCTGAACTCCGGGCAGCACGAAGACGTCCGGCCGGGTCCCCCACCCCGGCCGGACGTCTTCGCGTGGGGAGCTACTCGGGCTTGCCGAGCAGCCCGGTCAGGTGCTCCGGCGTGGCCACCGGGCAGACCTTGTGCACGAAGTCCCGCCGCAGCGCGTGGTAGGGCTCGCCCGTCCGGTAGAAGTTGGCGTGCATCCGGCGCAGTTCCTCCGCCCGGTACTCGGCCAGCGGCTTCGCCTCCTCGTCCTCGGCGCGGCGGCGCTTCTTGTCCACCAGCCGTCCGGTGAGCTCGGGCGAGTCGGCCAGCCGGGCGGCCTCCCGGGCCACCCAGCGGCGGAAGTCGGCCGCGTCCCCGCCGACCGTGCGGTCCACCAGGCCGATCCGGCGGGCGTGTTGGGCTCCGACCGGCAGCGCCTCGGTGGTGAGCCGCTCGGCCTGTTCGGCGCCGACCCGGGCCGGCAGGGTGTACGTCCAGTACTCGGAGCCGTACAGGCCCATCAGCCGGTAGTGCGGGTTGAGCACGGCCGAGTCCCGGCACCACACCTCGTCGGCGGCGAGCGCCAGCATCAGGCCGCCGGCCGCCGCGTTCCCGGCCAGCGCGGCGA from Kitasatospora cathayae includes:
- a CDS encoding MarR family winged helix-turn-helix transcriptional regulator, whose translation is MPEMSEQDLAAISQLRSSTMRLSRRLKHQRVEESLSPTEMGVLGTLARCGKATPGELARKEHVQPPSMTRIVAMLEEKGLVRREPHPEDRRQVVVSSTEQAEAILAESRRRRNVWLAELAQGLDDEEWAVLREAAPVLYKLAHL
- a CDS encoding VOC family protein yields the protein MSDLAAEQSGPYVPYPPPPPFEPSTTPGQSPRGDTGFARLAMVTIDCADPVALASFYGELLGWETRHVDENFAILDNPEGGSPLGFGRVAGYRPEPWTEPDGSKHFHLDFYVDDLEESTAKALALGATEAGYQHGRTLKVLIDPAGHPFGLAPLE
- a CDS encoding MHYT domain-containing protein; this translates as MGEIHHADHGWVTPAVSYFVACLGAFVALRSARWALVSQGRSRVAWLLFASTSLGAGIWSMHFIAMLGFSVSGVEISYQPGLTVLSLLVAVAVVGVGLFTVGYWRSHPVLALLVGGLTTGLGVAAMHYLGMAAMVLPGHLGYDHVTVGLSIGIAVFAATAALWAALNIRGTLAVLAAAPVMGVAVCAMHYTGMAALSVRLDPSRSTQGGVMALQFIFPLGVGLGCYVFFGSLAFAVSPSKAATKPLLAGPAAPLPPRTPRVPPQQRRLLGEARARR